A section of the Pochonia chlamydosporia 170 chromosome 2, whole genome shotgun sequence genome encodes:
- a CDS encoding cyclin-dependent kinase (similar to Metarhizium robertsii ARSEF 23 XP_007821728.1), giving the protein MDIDSHPSLPGQRHGQATQPGLDSGTNSSQSQTQSITNSQTSNVTSATDQVVTPPGSDASGGMERPPAAEVTAMLKNRYANVRPEALPGASSQDSQLHQLSAIAAVQDRLGLETPGYSRKRMADGEVKARGGSVSPVKGHSRNTSAVSVTSTTGSTIGELSAELRTRLSYAMVKVNNGWQTRNLDEVESLASQAASPTSSTSTVHRRSGSSSSPRLTLSVPSSQVQFAREPVNFRRKSNSPPTAMSNKPALAPPASIQPSSSMPAPRSNPRRNSNPRYTPTMLSHSHSASPRVSAQTTPISNGLARSQSHLDHTMYSPHKNVREQDAIETLLFMSSPGNSTNLKHTFSPSGSPGPHSSAPPRSVGERHALPSGPRRGLPANRPPLPAKKVGFDKSPAMLPPHSPMDLDSPQQQHQHYTTPNRSTPKRQATSLTSRHRTTLSLPSGLGLGNGTARKVLRDEDIERMLDHAGAELADSSDEEIQLPPSRNRLAGAMGV; this is encoded by the exons ATGGATATTGATTCCCATCCTTCTCTGCCTGGTCAACGGCACGGCCAGGCAACACAGCCGGGACTTGATAGCGGCACCAATTCGTCGCAAAGCCAAACACAGTCCATCACTAATTCACAGACCTCCAATGTGACCTCTGCAACCGATCAAGTCGTCACGCCGCCTGGTAGTGATGCCAGTGGCGGCATGGAACGCCCTCCAGCCGCGGAGGTAACAGCCATGTTGAAAAACAGATATGCCAACGTTCGACCAGAAGCATTACCAGGTGCATCCAGCCAGGATAGTCAGCTGCACCAACTGTCTGCCATAGCTGCCGTCCAAGATAGACTGGGACTGGAGACGCCCGGTTATTCGAGAAAGAGAATGGCGGACGGCGAGGTCAAAGCTCGCGGCGGAAGCGTGAGTCCGGTGAAAGGACATTCGCGAAATACAAGTGCCGTCAGCGTCACCTCGACGACTGGCAGCACGATTGGCGAG CTTTCTGCGGAGTTGAGGACCCGGCTATCCTACGCCATGGTCAAAGTGAATAATGGATGGCAGACGAGAAAcctggatgaggttgagagcCTGGCCTCacaagctgcttctccaaCCTCCAGCACGTCTACCGTGCACCGAAGAAGCGGATCTTCTTCCAGTCCACGGTTAACGTTGAGTGTACCGTCCTCTCAGGTCCAGTTCGCCCGCGAGCCTGTCAACTTTCGAAGGAAATCGAATTCTCCGCCAACAGCCATGTCCAATAAGCCAGCTTTGGCTCCGCCAGCTTCCATCCAGCCGTCTTCATCGATGCCTGCCCCTAGGTCGAATCCGCGACGCAACTCCAACCCCCGATATACGCCTACCATGCTCTCTCACTCACATTCAGCGTCTCCACGCGTATCTGCTCAGACAACGCCTATAAGTAATGGACTCGCACGATCTCAAAGCCATCTGGACCATACTATGTACTCACCGCACAAAAATGTCAGGGAGCAGGATGCCATCGAAACTCTTTTATTTATGAGCAGCCCTGGGAACTCGACCAACTTGAAACATACATTCTCGCCCTCAGGATCACCTGGACCACACTCAAGTGCACCGCCACGAAGTGTTGGTGAGCGGCATGCTCTCCCGTCGGGCCCAAGACGCGGTTTGCCAGCGAACCGTCCACCCCTTCCCGCCAAGAAGGTTGGATTCGACAAGTCACCGGCCATGCTTCCTCCACACTCACCCATGGATTTGGATTcgccacagcagcaacaccagcactACACCACTCCCAATAGGTCCACTCCAAAACGACAGGCTACGAGCTTGACAAGCCGTCACAGGACCACATTATCATTGCCCAGCGGTCTTGGCCTCGGGAACGGAACCGCCCGAAAAGTTCTGCGAGATGAAGACATTGAGCGTATGCTTGATCATGCAGGGGCGGAGCTGGCGGACAGTTCTGATGAGGAGATTCAGCTGCCGCCGAGTCGTAACCGACTGGCTGGCGCTATGGGCGTTTAA
- a CDS encoding cysteine synthase B (similar to Neosartorya fischeri NRRL 181 XP_001262412.1), with the protein MTGISHLNVYSGPDSVRKYFDPECQPPLPLVEIPECLNPYRADGVRIYAKMMSMHPATNVKVMPAMNLLEKGIEKGKTTTVMESSSGSTVISMAMVARAFHGINDVHAFLSNKTSETKLRLMQFFGLNVTLFGGPAQPTPIDERGGIRAAARKAAESESVCSPNQYQNDDNWKAHVRWTGPQIHRQLPDIDVIVASMGTSGTMTGLGTYFKEAKPSVYRLAVCTNAGERVPGPREYSLMNEVKFPYKAAIDALEEVGAKESYSLSLDLTRQGIVCGPSSGFTLQGLFQRLEKKKQEGTLSQLAGPNGEINCVFICSDLPYQYLNEYFQNLGPEKFSPVKNERLRNVDLYRYDDAWERKAVDAVSDFFTIQPTSGVSTVLSLAAGGSGELEKYLVARQNTQILDFRRAADFDALHLPNSVNIPLETLRNGAACGSPFANPVDDCTMLEALWLELDGHFTTKDKNGQRNPSAETLMAILKNKKVLTVCYDGDSARVANSVLRHNGVQAESISGGFAALSKVELPNAGAAQQSSHVVSVEA; encoded by the exons ATGACGGGAATCAGTCATCTGAATGTGTACTCGGGGCCGGACTCGGTGCGAAAGTACTTTGATCCAGAGTGCCAACCGCCGTTGCCCTTGGTCGAGATCCCAGAATGCCTTAATCCTTATAGAGCCGACGGGGTGCGTATCTACGCCAAGATGATGTCAATGCATCCCGCGACCAATGTCAAAGTCATGCCAG CCATGAATCTGTTGGAAAAGGGCATCGAGAAAGGCAAAACCACCACGGTCATGGAGAGCTCCTCAGGATCAACCGTCATCTCAATGGCAATGGTCGCACGAGCTTTCCATGGCATAAACGATGTGCATGCCTTTCTGAGCAACAAGACTAGCGAAACTAAGTTGCGTCTAATGCAATTTTTTGGACTGAACGT AACGCTTTTTGGCggaccagcccagccaacgCCCATTGATGAACGAGGCGGAATCCGTGCGGCTGCTCGCAAGGCAGCGGAGTCAGAATCTGTCTGCAGCCCCAATCAGTACCAGAACGATGAC AACTGGAAAGCCCATGTCCGCTGGACTGGACCACAGATCCATAGGCAGTTACCCGATATTGATGTTATTGTGGCTTCCATGGGGACATCCG gtACCATGACTGGACTTGGCACATACTTCAAGGAAGCAAAACCTTCGGTTTACCGACTTGC CGTTTGTACTAATGCCGGAGAGCGAGTTCCCGGTCCCCGCGAGTACTCCTTGATGAACGAAGTCAAGTTCCCCTACAAGGCAGCCATTGACGCTCTAGAGGAAGTTGGGGCAAAGGAATCATACAGTCTTTCATTGGACCTTACCAGGCAGGGCATTGTATGCGGGCCATCCTCTGGCTTCACCCTGCAAGGCCTGTTCCAGCgactggagaagaagaagcaagaaggAACTCTTTCGCAATTGGCCGGTCCCAATGGCGAAATCAATTGCGTCTTCATTTGCTCGGACCTCCCGTATCAGTACTTGAACGAGTACTTCCAAAATCTCGGCCCAGAAAAGTTCAGTCCCGTGAAGAACGAG AGACTTCGAAACGTCGATCTTTACCGATACGATGATGCTTGGGAGAGGAAGGCCGTCGATGCGGTGTCCGACTTCTTCACCATCCAGCCAACAAGTGGCGTCTCTACTGTGCTGtctcttgctgctggtggttcGGGGGAGCTGGAAAAGTATCTCGTCGCCAGGCAAAATACCCAGATCCTGGATTTCCGTCGTGCTGCCGATTTCGACGCCCTCCACTTGCCTAACTCCGTCAATATTCCTCTTGAAACTTTGAGAAATGGAGCGGCTTGTGGCAGTCCCTTCGCCAACCCTGTTGACGACTGTACGATGCTTGAGGCATTGTGGTTGGAACTCGACGGTCATTTCACCACAAAGGACAAGAATGGACAGAGGAACCCAAGTGCAGagacattgatggccattttgaagaacaagaaggtTCTGACCGTTTGCTACGATGGCGACAGCGCCAGAGTCGCAAACAGCGTGCTTCGTCACAATGGAGTTCAAGCGGAAAGTATTTCGGGAGGTTTCGCGGCTCTGTCCAAAGTTGAGCTACCCAACGCTGGCGCCGCTCAGCAATCAAGTCACGTCGTATCCGTTGAAGCCTAA
- a CDS encoding malate dehydrogenase, mitochondrial precursor (similar to Aspergillus terreus NIH2624 XP_001215536.1), producing MLASRIQRRAFSASARNLSKVAVLGAAGGIGQPLSLLLKQNPKVTELALYDIRGGPGVAADLSHINTKSTVKGYEPTAAGLAECVKDSDIVLIPAGVPRKPGMTRDDLFNTNASIVRDLAKAVAESAPKAKLLVIANPVNSTVPICAEVFKARGVYNPKTLFGVTTLDVVRASRFVSEIKGTDPKDENITVIGGHSGVTIVPLFSQSNHPELSTNADLVNRVQFGGDEVVKAKDGAGSATLSMAMAGARMADSLLRASAGEKGVIEPTFVDSPLYKDQGIDFFSSKVELGPDGVKEILPVGKIDAAEEKLVAACLGDLKKNIEKGVAFVAQNPGK from the exons ATGTTGGCCTCTAGAATCCAGCGCAGGGctttctctgcctctgcccGCAAC CTCTCCAAGGTTGCCGTCCTCGGTGCCGCCGGTGGCAttggccagcctctttcTCTGCTCCTCAAGCAGAACCCCAAGGTCACAGAGCTTGCTCTGTACGATATCCGTGGCGGACCCG GTGTCGCTGCTGACCTTTcccacatcaacaccaagtccaccGTCAAGGGCTATGAACCTACTGCTGCCGGCCTCGCTGAGTGCGTCAAGGACTCCGACATCGTTCTCATCCCCGCCGGTGTCCCCCGAAAGCCTGGCATGACCCGTGATGAtctcttcaacaccaacgcctcTATCGTTCGCGATCTcgccaaggctgttgccgAGTCTGCCCCCAAggccaagctcctcgtcatcgccaacccCGTCAACTCGACCGTCCCCATCTGCGCCGAAGTTTTCAAGGCCCGTGGTGTCTACAACCCCAAGACTCTCTTCGGTGTCACCACTCTGGACGTTGTCCGTGCCAGCCGCTTCGTCTCCGAGATCAAGGGCACTGACCCCAAGGACGAGAACATCACCGTCATCGGTGGCCACTCCGGTGTGACCATTGTCCCTCTTTTCAGCCAGAGCAACCACCCTGAGCTGAGCACCAACGCTGACCTTGTCAACCGTGTTCAGttcggtggtgatgaggttgtcaaggccaaggacgGTGCTGGCTCCGCCACtctctccatggccatggccggtGCTCGCATGGCTGACTCTCTCCTCCGCGCTTCCGCTGGCGAGAAGGGTGTCATTGAGCCCACTTTCGTTGACTCTCCTCTCTACAAGGATCAGGGCATCGACTTTTTCTCCAGCAAGGTCGAACTCGGTCCCGATGGTGTCAAGGAGATCCTGCCCGTTGGCAAGATCGATGCCGCTGAGGAGAAGCTCGTCGCTGCCTGCCTGGGTGacctgaagaagaacatcGAGAAGGGTGTTGCTTTCGTTGCCCAGAACCCTGGCAAATAA
- a CDS encoding catalase (similar to Aspergillus clavatus NRRL 1 XP_001270474.1), giving the protein MSKPVFTLAEGQPLSDPSVSTTLPIFGGGSLTTLGDTLLLETLAHFNRERIPERVVHAKATGAWGEFEVTNKNISALTSAKFLSHPGKKTKVLFRLSTVGGEKGSADTVRDVRGFAVKFFTEEGNFDIVGNDIPVFFVRDPVRFPSLNRSHKKHPATNRPDWTMFWDFHVNQPESVHALMHLFGKRGMPDSIRRVNGFGVHTFKIIDDKGDFKYCKFHFRPVQGIGHLSNQEAERMAGADPDFHTKDLWDAISHGKFPVWKLYMQVMEPSQSEKLGRMVFDITKVWPHKEFPLIEVGQMTLNQNPKNFFAEIEQAAFSPSNLVPGIAPTPDPMFQARMFAYPDAQRYRLGVNYAQLPPNRPIAAVYAPFERDGRATTTNYGGDPNYVRSTLSPGVISRSSTTQVRHLERVHPTATLGLNELPVTDEDFEQPRVLWQKVFDEKERALWVSTVSETLENVPAPLREAVRAMFSQVDPEIGQLLSVKDRENSHL; this is encoded by the exons ATGTCTAAACCAGTATTTACACTGGCCGAAG GTCAGCCCCTTTCAGACCCTTCCGTCAGTACGACACTAcccatctttggcggcgggaGCTTGACGACCTTGGGCGATACTCTTCTTCTCGAGACTTTGGCTCATTTTAACCGAGAACGAATTCCAGAACG TGTTGTCCATGCTAAAGCAACCGGCGCATGGGGTGAATTCGAAGTAACCAACAAGAACATCTCTGCTTTAACCTCAGCCAAATTCCTCAGCCATCCCggcaaaaagacaaaggtcCTCTTTCGCCTCAGCACAGTTGGTGGCGAGAAAGGAAGTGCAGATACAGTCCGTGATGTACGGGGCTTTGCGGTCAAGTTTTTTACCGAGGAAGGCAATTTTGATATTGTTGGCAACGACATT CCTGTATTTTTTGTTCGCGATCCAGTGCGCTTTCCTTCTTTGAATAGGAGTCATAAGAAACATCCTGCTACtaacagaccagactggaccatg TTTTGGGATTTCCATGTCAACCAGCCGGAGAGTGTCCATGCTCTAATGCACCTCTTCGGTAAGCGTGGAATGCCAGACTCTATCCGTAGAGTCAACGGTTTTGGTGTTCATACATTCAAGATTATCGACGATAAGGGAGATTTTAAATATTGCAAGTTTCACTTCCGTCCTGTTCAAGGCATTGGGCATTTGTccaaccaagaagcagagagaaTGGCCGGCGCGGACCCTGATTTTCATACCAAAGATCTGTGGGATGCGATATCACATGGAAAGTTCCCGGTGTGGAAGCTATACATGCAGGTGATGGAACCTAGTCAGTCCGAAAAGCTTGGCCGGATGGTGTTTGACATCACCAAAGTTTGGCCGCATAAGGAGTTTCCTCTGATTGAAGTTGGCCAAATGACACTTAATCAAAAT CCAAAGAACTTCTTTGCCGAAATTGAACAGGCTGCGTTCTCACCGTCCAATCTTGTTCCTGGCATTGCACCGACTCCAGACCCGA TGTTCCAGGCTCGTATGTTTGCGTACCCTGATGCCCAGCGTTATCGTCTCGGTGTAAATTACGCACAATTACCCCCGAATCGGCCGATTGCTGCTGTCTACGCACCGTTCGAGCGTGATGGCAGAGCGACGACAACAAACTACGGAGGGGACCCAAACTATGTTCGTAGTACTCTGAGCCCAGGTGTAATTTCGAGATCTTCTACCACGCAAGTACGGCACCTGGAGCGAGTTCATCCTACTGCTACATTGGGATTGAACGAACTGCCAGTGACAGATGAGGACTTTGAACAGCCTAGAGTTTTGTGGCAGAAGGTttttgatgagaaggaaagGGCGCTTTGGGTTTCAACTGTTAGTGAGACCTTGGAGAATGTGCCTGCTCCGTTGAGAGAGGCAGTTCGTGCCATGTTTAGCCAGGTAGATCCTGAGATTGGACAGCTTCTGTCCGTCAAAGACAGAGAGAACTCACACCTGTAA
- a CDS encoding S8/S53 family peptidase (similar to Cordyceps militaris CM01 XP_006666867.1): MALNLLMTAWAFAGLGASAICLEKTTTIPDGWQMVNEVPDASTPMRFSIALRQPKMSGLASRILGDSLLGASDIQALRTPAQKDVDDVMAWLASNGISNTKVYQDWIHVSSSVGEADKLLGMQLRRYSFDGKKPILRTTEYNIPDDLSNAIDFIHPIANFMTPEHEVSVAPPVSKDHSLNRRDIACSPTTTPDCINKLYGINYTTPDGKSPIRFGIAGFLEQWASYADTEQNFKRSRPDLVKAGYNFTVELVQGGQNPQGPGQAGSEANLDIQFGMAVGFPTNVVYYSTGGRGEKIGDDGKPITGELDDNEPYLDFFQYLSEKRDEDLPHVLSISYADDELSVPKPYAERVCNEIGMLSGRGVSVISGSGDGGARGGRNATCRTNDGTNKEMTISTFPASCPWVTSIGATVNGQEPPAGADFSSGGFSNYFSRPEWQDSAVEEYVAALNGHLEGYYDPKMRATPDISAIGTQFNTIINGSPLMLQGTSASTPVFAAMIALINDARVRQGKNVLGWLNKKLYSEEVRAVLQDITTGESLSCVFAEGKTPGGWPAKKGYDAITGVGVPNDFNKFMEVLVGM, translated from the coding sequence ATGGCGTTGAATTTGTTAATGACGGCGTGGGCCTTTGCTGGCCTTGGTGCCAGTGCCATATGTCTtgagaagacgacgacgattcCGGATGGATGGCAGATGGTTAATGAAGTGCCGGATGCTTCGACGCCAATGCGATTCTCAATTGCTCTGCGACAACCTAAGATGAGCGGACTTGCTTCCAGGATTCTCGGGGATAGTTTGTTGGGTGCGAGTGACATCCAGGCTCTGAGAACACCGGCTCAAAAAGACGTCGACGATGTCATGGCATGGCTAGCGAGCAATGGCAtttccaacaccaaagtTTACCAGGACTGGATTCATGTCTCATCGTCGGTTGGCGAAGCTGATAAGCTGCTTGGTATGCAGCTTCGTCGGTACTCATTTGACGGCAAGAAGCCGATTCTCCGAACTACCGAATATAACATCCCCGACGACCTTTCCAATGCTATCGATTTCATACATCCCATTGCCAACTTTATGACCCCGGAACACGAGGTATCAGTTGCACCACCAGTCTCCAAGGACCACAGCTTGAACCGCCGGGATATCGCCTGCTCGCCCACGACAACCCCGGACTGCATCAACAAGCTGTACGGAATCAACTATACTACCCCAGATGGGAAGTCTCCTATCCGATTTGGCATTGCTGGATTCCTGGAGCAATGGGCCAGCTACGCGGATACGGAACAAAACTTTAAGCGCTCGCGGCCAGACTTGGTAAAGGCTGGATACAATTTCACCGTGGAACTCGTTCAGGGCGGCCAGAACCCCCAAGGCCCTGGACAAGCCGGATCAGAAGCCAACCTAGATATTCAGTTTGGCATGGCCGTCGGATTCCCTACCAACGTGGTGTACTATTCCACCGGTGGTCGTGGTGAGAAGATTGGCGATGACGGCAAGCCCATCACCGGCGAACTTGACGACAATGAGCCCTATCTTGATTTTTTCCAGTATCTGTCCGAGAAGCGGGATGAAGACCTCCCGCACGTCCTGTCCATCTCCTACGCGGACGATGAGCTGTCCGTGCCCAAACCCTACGCCGAGAGAGTCTGCAACGAGATTGGTATGCTTTCCGGTCGTGGTGTTTCCGTCATCAGCGGCTCGGGAGACGGCGGCGCCAGGGGAGGCAGAAACGCAACTTGCCGAACCAACGACGGCACAAACAAGGAAATGACCATCTCGACCTTCCCGGCCTCGTGCCCATGGGTAACTTCCATTGGTGCCACGGTCAACGGCCAGGAACCACCAGCGGGCGCGGACTTCAGCTCCGGCGGATTCTCCAACTACTTCTCCCGACCGGAGTGGCAAGACTCAGCCGTGGAAGAGTACGTTGCCGCTCTAAACGGCCACTTGGAGGGCTATTACGACCCCAAGATGCGTGCTACGCCGGACATATCTGCCATAGGCACACaattcaacaccatcatcaacggAAGTCCTCTCATGCTTCAGGGCACAAGCGCCAGCACCCCCGTTTTCGCTGCCATGATTGCCCTGATCAATGATGCGCGCGTTCGTCAAGGCAAAAATGTGTTGGGCTGGCTGAACAAGAAACTGTATTCTGAGGAGGTTCGCGCCGTTTTGCAGGATATCACGACGGGCGAGAGCTTGTCGTGTGTGTTTGCTGAGGGCAAGACGCCGGGAGGTTGGCCTGCTAAGAAGGGCTATGATGCGATTACTGGTGTTGGTGTGCCGAATGACTTTAACAAGTTTATGGAGGTTTTGGTGGGCATGTAA
- a CDS encoding C2HC5 finger protein (similar to Verticillium alfalfae VaMs.102 XP_003001545.1), whose product MSLSQLSQLLPLPEEDLQQVLQYASTLSKSEAASHFNNLLGDSPLAVDFIASFNSHRKDPSSIHASSSMSENVASNSDSLDAVPKAKRFQKKKKAALHVPEARTVDGYAGPASKAYKKDQDFEYIPQRASAPSSNHASRSATPPVQPQPKQHASSLGYLISDGPPKAKAKSNPGSRTSTPKPTSGNSTKISIAGGTPMAGQSTALADLDAAIRALEITTNPTLENGKRKKCNCVATRHPLQGAAPNCLSCGKVICMREGLGPCTFCGTPLLSSDDVQAMVRELKDERGREKMAVNASAHRRAEVSKKPAPFTQTRGEAANDSAGSSLAEAAAKAREHRDKLLGFQAQNAKRTTVRDEAADFDVSGAMNGTGSMWASPEERAKELKRQQKLLREMEWNAQPDYDKRRQVISIDLVGGKVVRKMAAVERPVTPDEDDESEPDQGVLAETSGNTRGSNRTAAGGAFSGNPLLGSLMRPVFEAKGKDKDSGAARSREERKKGWRRVQDDLDDNEDVILDGGAYGYRDGGDEPACG is encoded by the coding sequence ATGTCTCTCTCGCAGCTCTCGCAGCTACTACCTCTTCCTGAGGAAGATCTTCAGCAGGTGCTACAATATGCGTCAACTCTGTCCAAATCCGAGGCGGCCAGTCACTTCAACAACCTGCTGGGCGATTCACCTCTGGCCGTGGACTTCATTGCATCATTCAATTCTCATAGAAAGGACCCATCTTCGATacacgcttcttcttccatgtcaGAAAATGTCGCCTCCAACTCAGACTCCCTAGACGCAGTACCAAAGGCAAAGCGGTtccaaaaaaagaagaaagcagCGCTGCATGTACCAGAGGCAAGGACGGTGGATGGGTACGCTGGACCGGCAAGTAAGGCATACAAAAAAGATCAAGACTTCGAATACATACCTCAACGCGCTAGTGCTCCGAGTAGCAACCATGCGTCTAGATCAGCGACACCCCCCgttcaacctcaacccaaGCAGCATGCCTCGTCATTAGGGTATCTGATATCGGATGGACCTCCAAAAGCTAAAGCCAAGTCTAACCCCGGCTCAAGgacatcgacaccaaagCCGACATCAGGAAACTCAACAAAAATATCAATTGCAGGTGGCACACCCATGGCGGGTCAATCTACCGCCCTCGCAGACCTGGATGCTGCTATCAGAGCCCTGGAGATCACGACGAATCCTACGCTTGAGAATGGGAAACGGAAGAAATGTAACTGCGTGGCAACTCGACACCCACTCCAAGGCGCAGCACCAAACTGTCTGTCCTGCGGTAAGGTGATCTGCATGAGGGAAGGTTTGGGGCCATGTACATTCTGTGGCACGCCGTTGCTGAGCTCAGACGACGTTCAAGCCATGGTCAGAGAGCTCAAAGATGAGCGTGGACGAGAAAAAATGGCCGTCAATGCGTCAGCACATAGACGAGCTGAGGTATCAAAAAAGCCGGCACCATTCACACAGACGCGCGGCGAAGCCGCCAACGACAGTGCCGGCAGCTCACTGGCTGAAGCAGCCGCCAAGGCTCGAGAACATCGTGATAAACTGCTCGGTTTCCAGGCACAAAATGCAAAACGAACGACGGTACGAGATGAAGCCGCAGATTTTGATGTTTCTGGAGCAATGAATGGTACGGGAAGCATGTGGGCCAGTCCAGAAGAGCGAGCCAAGGAGCTGAAACGACAACAAAAGCTGCTCCGAGAAATGGAATGGAATGCCCAGCCTGATTACGATAAACGCCGGCAAGTTATCAGcattgaccttgttggcggTAAAGTTGTACGGAAGATGGCGGCAGTTGAAAGGCCAGTAACGCccgatgaagatgacgaaaGCGAGCCCGATCAAGGAGTACTGGCAGAGACATCTGGTAATACAAGAGGGTCAAACCGCacagcagcaggaggagcCTTTAGTGGCAACCCTCTGCTGGGCTCACTCATGAGGCCTGTTTTTGAagcaaaaggaaaagacaaGGACTCGGGAGCAGCCAGAAGCCGAGAAGAGCGCAAGAAGGGTTGGAGAAGGGTACAAGACGATCTTGATGATAATGAAGATGTTATTCTTGATGGCGGTGCGTACGGTTACAGGGACGGGGGCGATGAGCCAGCCTGTGGCTGA